The Vigna unguiculata cultivar IT97K-499-35 chromosome 1, ASM411807v1, whole genome shotgun sequence nucleotide sequence GAGAGTTGTTGGAGTGGTACACTGGGAGCGTACGAGGAAGGATATTAAAGACTTTGTGATGCAGTGTGAGGTTTGTCAACGTAATAAGACAGAAACCTTGGGTCCCGCTGGGTTGCTTCAGCTATTACCTTTCCCACGCAAGTAAGGTCTGATATATCTATGGATTTTATTGGCGGGCTTCCAAAGGCACAAGGGAAGGACACTATCTTTGTGGTGGTTGATAGACTAACGAAATATGCTCATTTCTTTCCTTTAGCACATCCTTATACGGCATCAGATATGGCCCAACTGTTCCTTCACGAGGTGGTCAAATTGCATGCGTTTCCTTCCACCATTGTATCAGATCATGACCAGCTGTTAATTTTTGGTGTGAATTATTTCGTCAAGCAAGAACCAAGCTGAAATTTAGTACTGCTTACAATCCTCAATCGGATGGTCAAACAGTGGTAGTCAATCGTTGCTTGGAAACCTACCTCTGTTGCATGATGGGTTCCCAACCAAAGAAATGGCCCAAGTGGTTACCTTGGGCAGAATTTTGGTTCAACACTAACTATAGTGCTTCAACCAAGATGACTCCCTTCAAAGCTCTATATGGACGAGATCCTCCCTTGTTTATTATAGGGACTACTATTCCCTCTAACGTGGATAGTGTGTGAATCAAttgcaacaagaaagagatgatattttaaatgagttACGCACCAATTTGTGTAAGGTGCAAAATCATAATCGTGTACAGGCTAATAATCATCATAGAGACGTGGAATACTAGGTTGGGAATTGGGTTTATCTAAAGCTCCAACCCAATGAAAAACTTTGTCCCTGCTTTTATGGACCCTATCCAGTGGTTGCTCACATTGGCCAAGTTGCTTACAAATTGAACTTACCCCCTCACAGCAGAATACATCCCGTTTTCCATGTATCCTTGCTGAAAAAGGCCATACAACCCTATGTTGTATCTCAACCCCTACCTACCTCTTATGCTGAAGGAAGACTATATCTTAGAAGTTTATCCAGAGCAGTCGTTGGGTGTTCGGACTACAAGCCAAGGAGAATTAGAAGTCTTGATTCCGTGGCAAAATCTTCCAACTACGGAGAATAGCTAGGAATTGGTTGCCTGCATCAACAAGGAATTCCCTGAATttcaccttgaggacaaggtgaaACTCATGGAGAGGTTTGGTATTGATAGGTTTGGTATTGTATATAGGAGAAGGAAGAAATTAGACAGTTAATATAGTTATGATTTATAACTGTCACAGTCATTATATAAAGACTGTTTAGGAGCTAGGAGGGGGCTGTTCTGTTTTTGAGAATAGGAAGGGCTAAGGAGAGTGAGGTTTCTCTAACACCTCATAGGAGACTGCTGTGTACTTTGTTGTTTTGGGTTCTAATCCCTATCACATGGTAAGGGTTTAGAGTCAGTTGTAATAAGAGTGCTTTTCTGTATATCAGTTCTATCAATAGGCATCTACTAAGTAGTGAGCTATCACTTTtggataaaaaagaaatcattcTTCAACGGAAAATAATAGTATAacttaaaaattagaataaagattacaaaacaaaacaagaatcAGTATTTGAATCACAACTGCACGCAAAATacatggagaaaaaaaaaattataacgcAAGAAAGAAGTAAAATAATCCTCAAGAGAGCTTCCCATACCAGAGATAGTAACACTTTTCCTATATTCCCGTAGAAGTTGACCCATGAATCTAGAAAGATGGGATTCAAAATAAGTTCGTAcgaaaatatataatcaaatgaCAAGAAATATCACTAACGAAGGTGAGTAATGACATACTTTGGTCTATTGATTGCACAACCATCTGTCCATAGTTTGCTACTCCACCAGAAAAATCAAGTAGAATGTTACCAATGCTGAAGCCATCAGTACTTTTTCTCAGGAAGTTCATAACTGCCTACATTCATAAGACACATAATCACATGGAGTGCGAGAGGATGTAAAGCAAGTCAGGCCTGACTCTGTTGAGAGATTAGAAAAATGAATGATGATATATAATTTCctttaatttattgttataatacACTAACATAATTGAGATAAATAAGGCCTACTTCATCGAATAACAAACCATTCaagttttaaaagtttattattacaGATCTGGAGCTAGATCAGTTACGTTTTCCATTTAAATGGAAAAGTCTAGTACAGTATGATAGCTCACGATTTCATACCAGTCAATTATATTACATGAAGTATGTGGCTAAAGCCCAAATAATGGACGATGCCAACAATAGAAAATGGTGCTTCAACTATCACCAACTATCACTACAGGAATAATAACCTATTAAAGGATACAATGAAAGGAGAAAGAATTGAGTTCCAACTTTCCTCTGCCATCTGACTCCTTATGTTTAATAACTTGGTGTTTCTATCACTAGCAGGAAGGTATTGATTTTAAGTAGTAATGACTAGAAGGACATCGGAAAAGAACATGATAGGTTCATTGGTATTTAGTTTCTGCCAagaaattttactttaaaaaaagatATGTCAATAACAGTCTGAAGATGAAAAGAagacaaataaatttgaaaaagaatccCGACCTGAGGAATGTACTTTATAACAGTCATAGTTACTTGAATTGTGCTGcaacaaaataaatgtaaacaaaaaagttagaaaaaaaaattaattacatccAAAGACTAAAGCAAcctaatattttgtattaacaCAGAAGAACATGGACTGTAGCACTACAGCAAAGGTGGATCTGAGGTATTTCGATATACAGAAGAAGATTCTAAGCTTTGTCCTAACATCATACCATAAGCTGAGCCATGGTGGTAAGAACCCCAACacatgaaaaaatttaaatgtctTCATAAGATTGGTCACAAAATAAGAAATCATAAAGGTTCTCAAATGATAGCCAATATTCTTAAGCTGCCACACATTAGTTCATTCATCTGTGCTCTCAAATTAGAACATAAATACTTTCAGCCAAAGCTTCAATTTTATGTGCACCTGCCAACCCAAATGAAGAATAAACAGAAAACATTTGCCTAGATTGACCACATTATCTCCTTAGTaattgatgaaaaagaaataagctTTCTCCTATTCTGCGAATAGCATGTCAGCTCGAGATGAATTAGGTGGTCTCAAGAAAGCATCGAAAAAATTACGACATGGGAGCTCCATAAATTGGGGTCATAAACTGGTTAAGAATAAACAATATCAAATCTCCAGTAGTAAAACAATTAACATCCGCTATAAAACCAAAAGTATATCCACGCATATATTctatgaaattaaattgaaggCCATAAAGAACGAAACAAAAGCAATTAACCACATAAGCATGGACAACATACTTGAATATGGAGATAAGCCAAAGCCAGGAATGATTTGACAAAGCAATAAAGAAACAAACTGCTGCAATAAGCCAAGCTACAGAGACAATTCCAATAGAAACTTTGGACACTTTCTGACTCCCACGCTACAAACAAACAATTACTAAGTTCAGCAAAAAATCAAGAACTCAGTCCATAGAACAAAAACGAAGAATATTCTCATTTTTCAACAATATCATTCTTACTTCATAGATTGCAATCTGAAACAACGTGATTGCCGTCAGTAGAACAGCATGGATCGAGAAAGCAACATCATTTGCAGCCACAGGTATCATCTGAAGTAGGCGGAATTAAAACCACATCAGCGATCTCTAAATGTTTATGCACACAACAAATATTACTTCAACTCTCAAACAATTCACAATTTTccaatatcaaaattttctccaaaaaagaacaacaaaagAGTCCTTAACAGCTCCTTCAACAGCagttcttatttttgttctcaCGAAATGAACCACTTCTAGACTAGCCAATCGATCAGGAATCATCATTCATTCAACTCTAAAGATAATGATAGTACATTCAATAAACGAAACTTACACGACAATTTGTGATTCAAACATCATACATGCAGGGTCTGTTTACATAAACTTCAATGTAACCATttttagaagagaaaaaaaaatacgtTTTTTCCTACagtaaaattagtttatatagaagttatttatcatcataaattattttacattagcTTTTCCAAAATTCTAAATGTTTTAACTTagaaataagtttattttaccATGCAGAAaagtatatttcattttttcttcatattttccTGGAATACTAAGAAATTTATCGAGGAAACCATTCTCTCAGATTAAAACCATTCTCATATGTGGGCAAAATTGCCTTTCAGAGCGTGACATGACATGACATGACATGAAGAGTTTAGCACACATGAAACGTTGTCGTTTTCATTTAATTGATAAACAATTGAAGTGTGTTTGAGAAGGAACCTCTCCATAACCGTATTTGTCGAAGTATTGCTTCTGAATAGCAGAGCTGAAGTAGAGAGAAGCGTTGTATATGAGATAGGTACTGTGCTTGGTCAGATTCAGCAGCACGAAATCGAAGTTGAGCCCAACcacactaaattaaaaataataataaataataataatcaaatatttaagtttaatcAAACACATAGAGGATGTGAGAAAAGGAAGATGGTACCTCCTCCTGCGAAAATTCAAGATGACTTGAGGGTAGAAACTGATGGACCAGGAAACGAAAGCGAACCAACCCAGAGCCTCGTACACAACTTCGAGTTCAAACGAATTCCACGAGGCCATTTTCTTCGCTCGCGGAACCGTAATCACCAACTGCGTAGGTGCGTTCCTTAAATATCAAAGACTATAACGCTGACGTAaacaattgaattattttaaatatctgaAAAATTTACCAACTACATAATTTCAACATAAAAAGTTCGGTTTTATTTCGTTCACCAccgttttataaatatttagtcttttttatttatatcttattttgaCCGATACTCAAATGGAAGGCTAATAATCCAATAACTAAGGAATTGGCATTTATTGAACTTAAAGTAGAatcatttgattttaatttaaatttaatttttgaacgaaataatttttttagtgtacTTTATTTCCCTTCGGTCCCTCTAAATAATCtatttttcttccattcaacAGCAAAAACTGGGATCTTTGTTGTGATGAATAAATCAATTCTGAATACCCACCCCTGTTCAGAAGATCTTGCCATTGTGCTAGAGCTTACAAAATCATTTGAATAATCAACCCTTGCTTTACTTTAACGTAAAGATTCCCTTACCTGTACActtattctttatatttatttatttattcactgTACGAGTACTTCTAAAACTTGGATTACTAATTTTGGTCCgtatttaaatgataaatagtGTGGGCTCAAGAATAAAGCTAAACCGCATTAGGTCTTCAATAAAAGAcgacttaaaaaatatttttgttattaatattttctaattaattaattaattataaaaatattttaagaaaaatagtctcaaaataatatttacgtACTGCTATGtctatgttaaattaattataaaattatgtttgagataaaaaagatctcaaaaagataaaagatattttattactaatataattttattatattattataagtttatgtttgaaaataaaatttaattaatttactattagtgtatgttaatatttattggtattaaaaataataattaataagttaaaatctttatttagtaaattataattttgtttacgaaGAAGATAAtgattattcattattattctcttataattctattttcttctttcatcttATTATCTTTTTGTCACTTCTCTTGTCTCTccttactttcttttcttctaagAGTCATTCTTTTAGGGTTTTAACAGATTACATTCTTTCAATCTCATATTATCCGTGTGTACCAATTTTTCACCctcattttttattagtatgttttttctttctatttgtgttgttgtagcttttattctgttttggatttgtaCTAAAATTAGAAATGCATTTCTTTTGTCCTGTTTAGTTTTTCTGTACTTTTCGATTTACGAATGTCaagaatttttttacatatattttgacGAGGAACTgaatttttctacaaaattattaattagataAGTGGTTAGTATTTTGGtagataatagattaatttgaGTGTAATTCAAAGTTGGGTTTCTGTAGAAAGAAAAtttaagtttagaaaaaaaaagacttactaTCAAGTTGAGAAGAACCTAAGtttattgaaaaatgtattagactcaaaaagaaaaaaaaattgatgaaaacattgagaatgaaattataaaatctctTCAATAATTGTTtagaattgatttattttttgtatattgtagataaaaaaattaccacACTTTAGATAGAtgtgaacaatttaaaatatatgaacatattttttttgtgtagTGTTAACAAATAAGTTACTAGATTGTACATTTTTACAAGAAAACTGCTTTTGAAtaatctttaaaacatgataatttgttggataatgatagttttaatttattttcataattaaatatcttaagagaaattataagtttggaaaatgataaaccaattgatattcttaattatataaaaaaattagattattttcCAAATGCCTATGtaacttatagaataatgttaacaGAAAAGGGGTATCAACCCTCCCTCATGATAGTGTAAATTTTCTATAGCTTAATAGAAAAGGTGTATCAACCCTAGAACCAGCTATAGGAATCTTCTTTGCTCTTTACCACCTAGACCTCGTTCTCTATGAGTTTGTGAGTTTAGTAAAGTTAATAATGACTTCAAAATGAGTATTCCTAACCAATGCATAACATTAGACTAACTTGCCATATCCTTCCTTCTTACGAAGGATATTGCCATACAAGTCACAACATTCAAACATTACATCTCACCCATTTATCTTGGAACTACCTCTTTGAAACATTTATATCATCATAATTAATTCCCCATAATTTGCTTTTCATATAAATCACTAGAAAATTTTCAGACTCGCTCATCGAGCAACTCGTGGAAATTTACTCGCTCAATGACTTCATgggaacaaaatatataataattcgcCCAATGAGAATATATTATTTGGACTTGAAGTTTTTGTCCCATTTTACATTTCCTTTCCTAATGCATTGGAGGTAATTGGTATAGAACAAATGTTAACATTTTCTATCATCCAACTATGGTGCATGTAAGTATTAATGTGTCTTTTATATTTACCACATTAAAATTAGCACATTTAACTTTATTCATTGTGTTAGGTATTTAGACATAATGAGTATGGAGCAAAACCAATCATAAGTGAATGAATTTCATCAGCCCAAACCATTAAAAAATCTAACAATACAAAGGTTCAAATCTAACAATATATGCAAACAAGGATGAGTACCTCACAAAGACTTGTTTACTTGGCTCTATACATTGAAGTGTTAGCCTTACTaagtgtaactttttttttaagttatggTAATTATTCAACTAACTATTTATCCTTCATTGTAGGTCTCATTGGTGATTAATAGAAATCATTCCTGAAGATTgcctaattattttgttttgttctctTCATAGAAAACCTAACAACAAACTAAATAACTTATTACAAGGGTAAAATTATAACTTTCATATCATCCCATTAATATATAACAGTTATGACTAATGTGACTTCAATTTAATAGTTATGACTAATGTGACTTATCAGGCAAGGTTTCTTGAGAACCAGACAAGATTAGAGGAACTCTCATAATAACTTTTCAATGAATTGTATGGTTTGAGGATCCATCACCTATATCAAAGGAGGAGATTATCCAAATAAGACAATGAACAATCTATCTCTTCTAACTTTTAGATTAGGTTTTgattaacaatttattttaagttagactaaccattttatttaatggatatttatttttactttggaaatgtttattatttattgaaaatgttatatttaaaatgtatattctgttatggattttttttaggtttttcgTGCCTAAATCtattcaattaaaaacaataaaaataaaattaaaaaatttacactTGTTAGTGCATTaacaaatgtaaatttatttttattagcaCATTAatagacgtaaatttacgtctatTAGTGTAGTAACAGActtaaatttaatgtaattttgagaaaaaaaataaaaaaaatttacatttgcTGTCTCTTTAATTGACAtgaatttatgtttgttatacCTTCAAaagacattaatttatatttgttgttcAACCAACATACAAAAATTTATGTAAGGGATTTTAacaaatgtaaatttatgtctCCCACAATTACATTTGACCTATACCAAATGTAAAAAGCCTAAATAACAAATGTAAAAAACCTTCTTTGTGTTAGTAACCCAAAAGATTCACATGCATGTAATTTTTCCACACATGTAAGCATATCATTGAATTGACTAAAAAAAAAGGTAGAAGATGAACTTACTTTTTTTCCAAACTTTGATCAAATAGAATGATTACCCTATACCAAGATTGCTATGACGCACTCTGGTCTTCAAAGGATGGATTAAATTATTAGATTTCTAAAGAAAATACtgaggaagagaaaaaaaatatgttttatataactcaattaattagttttttatttataactcaagcttttaataataaaataattgagcTTCACTTACAATTGTCTACTCCTACTCTTAGCATTTTCTAGTTCTTACAACTTCAACGTAACAAACACATTatctaaaacttttttaaaacttgatttTGCAAAATAATCTAATTCTTAGCTTAGTTGTAGATAAATAACACGACATACAAAGATACAAGACATAAGGAAAATTAATCgtgttattttatattgattCTTTGAAACACTCAAACTACATTTAGTTCTTAATTAACTTGATCAAGTGTCCAATAATATTGTAAGATACAAGTATTATTTGAACTCGACTACTTTGGCTAAACTATTTGAACAGAATCACTTatagttaatttataaatattttctagacACTTCAAATATTGATCCTCTTTATGGAAATGAAATTTAAACATTCTTTgaacaagaaaataaacatttatttttgtagaaaaaatatttaagactTATCGTTTATTAGTAAAAGTATACTCAGTACTTATCCAAGTAAAACTTTATCaaacaaatacaaacaaaaaagttTGTTCAACCATAATATTTACATTTGCTTGATCAAACTTAtgctttatattatattatttaagcaaataattaaaactaaataacaAAAATCATCTAAACTTTAATCTAGCCATTTCcgaattaaataataaaagttatatgtgttttaaaatttatttttccaatctCCACATATTAATATTCTAACATCAAATCTAttcatataatatcattttaatcaaaagtgcatttaaaatattttccattttataaGTCTCTCTAAATACATCTCAAcgaataaattaaagaaaacaaatgtaaaTATTGTAGTTGATAACTAGGATTACAAATACATCATAACTTATAACaactttttgaagaaaattatgatatatatatatatatatatatatatatataccaaaatccttttaaaaaattatatatctcttatatatattttaggaaTGCAAATAATGGTTTCTGTTTTAAacatattaattagttttttcaaATAGTATG carries:
- the LOC114183995 gene encoding cystinosin homolog, translated to MASWNSFELEVVYEALGWFAFVSWSISFYPQVILNFRRRSVVGLNFDFVLLNLTKHSTYLIYNASLYFSSAIQKQYFDKYGYGEMIPVAANDVAFSIHAVLLTAITLFQIAIYERGSQKVSKVSIGIVSVAWLIAAVCFFIALSNHSWLWLISIFNTIQVTMTVIKYIPQAVMNFLRKSTDGFSIGNILLDFSGGVANYGQMVVQSIDQNSWVNFYGNIGKVLLSLVSVFFDIIFIIQHYILYAGNKTSKSDITAEHEDQIREHLVRPSDQSPPENA